Proteins co-encoded in one Syngnathoides biaculeatus isolate LvHL_M chromosome 22, ASM1980259v1, whole genome shotgun sequence genomic window:
- the abca5 gene encoding ATP-binding cassette sub-family A member 5 isoform X1: MAAKPGGRVTHAAVWQQTRVLLYKNVLIKWRTKQQSLQEVLLPLLLLALLILISMQNPHISYGGFGTAELERSDGVFKGLGYTPVTEVTGRIMDEVARELRKERAARLTLWKHLHDGLEKFSSEEDLENASLYEPSGFVGVVFADASATSYSLRFPYGRLPPPADFSESVADCLSGSADCRAAGYWYSGFVRLQSLIDAAIIQVRTERSVWNEMDVDVVMMGQPGSVEVQKFPRALISIYLVLAFTPFVTFLIVNVAAEKERRIKDAMTMMGLYDSAFWMSWGLLYAVLVSAMSVLIAVIATCTALFPNSEFSVVFSLVFLYGISSIFFSFMLTPLFKKPKLASTVGSVSTVVFGCLSLLTVLMKDFPQPLVWILCLLSPAAFSIGIAQVVYLEAQGDGAALSSLTSGPHPLYAPLLMLLLDCVVYLLLAVYLDQVLPGDFGTRRSWLYFLKPSYWSKRSKRYTEVSSVYDADANGAPGGAESAEAVSFEFRGREAIRINNISKTYKDKDGDSVEALRGLTFDIYEGQITALLGHSGAGKSTLMKVLCGICPPTAGSASVYGSPVDEMADGPEMKRLVGVCPQFDIVFDVLTVEEHLRIFAAIKRIPAADVEGQVSKVLQDLDLKKIMTARAKNLSGGQKRKLAVGIAILGDPKILLLDEPTAGMDPCSRHQVWSLLKSRRAGRVLVLSTHYMDEADILADRKAVISQGRLKCVGSSMYLKTKCGVGYHLRMTVGRRCNCQKMSSLVQRHVPEAKLTRRQEAQLTFTLPLESSRRFAGLFSELDSRSDLGLVNYGVSMTTLEDVFLRLEAEAEVDQSDYSVFHREPAEEGSDCAAAAGGYDDDDDTDRRLLTFSDTSEAARGGALWRQQFSSVAWLHLLNLWRERKAFIYVLALTLVFVAALLILSVASGNIRIPSPGRQFLPVYLLGRKQPPHSYASSLLVLNSTGSDISDFIRNLEEQDIAVEVMKRGDYLEAAPHSAAINVTGSSKGFRFGVAFNSTAVHSLPMTINILSNALLRGLNGTGRIRTWTKPFDYQIPEATAYVLVFIEAILLGMLAAGMPAYFAMEHTRDRELKCRSTLRTSGLLPSAYWCGHAAVDVPFYYLVVSCMTVILLSFHTGDLLSSGRLTAVVVCTVGFAPAVILFTYVCSFAFARVQSNKDFFSVISMMVCVVSVSLVHVPLVGGDPAEVGGVLHDTLCVLNPLYPLMGCLNCITKDTFRSSGGDPNVHHRNLLFAVFAPYVQCAVLTSALRWLEGRHGAGTFGTDRPCRTASASSPKAAQRDPDDGGPDEDEDVRMEEARVREALASCEEKPLLLASNLRKKYKGREEGSTHGKSGKVATKNVSFRVQKGEVLGLLGPNGSGKSTVVRMLAGDVEPTSGQVLTGDDSGSGRRRRRRCLGYCPQVDPLWPRITLREHLQIYAAVKGLKGPDVPGIIKRVVDALELREHEHKQAKALSAGLKRKLCFALSMIGNPQTLLLDEPTSGMDPKSKQRVWRAIRAAFGSGQRGAVLTTHYMEEAEAVCDRVAILVSGRLRCLGSIQHLKAKYGRGYGLELKLGEELAEVRQGALLHKEILAIFPHASRQESFATLMVYKIPREDVASLAGAFSQLERVKQTFKFEEYNFSQSSLEQVFMDFAKEQEGDDDDVGSLSTTFQWRRLRHDQSAGDSVVCQL; this comes from the exons AGTTCAGCAGCGAGGAGGACCTGGAGAACGCCAGCCTGTACGAGCCGTCCGGCTTCGTGGGCGTGGTGTTCGCCGACGCCTCGGCCACCTCGTACAGCCTCCGCTTCCCCTACGGCCGACTGCCGCCGCCCGCCGACTTCAGCGAGTCCGTCG CCGACTGCCTGAGCGGCTCCGCCGACTGCCGAGCGGCCGGCTACTGGTACTCGGGATTTGTGCGCCTCCAGTCGCTCATCGACGCCGCCATCATCCAG GTGCGGACCGAGCGCTCGGTGTGGAACGAGATGGACGTGGACGTGGTGATGATGGGCCAGCCGGGCTCGGTGGAGGTGCAGAAGTTCCCCCGCGCCCTGATTTCCATCTACCTGGTCCTGGCCTTTACGCCCTTCGTCACCTTCCTCATCGTCAACGTGGCGGCCGAGAAGGAGCGGCGCATCAAAGACGCCATGACCATGATGGGGCTGTACGACTCTGCCTTCTG GATGTCGTGGGGGCTGCTGTACGCCGTCCTGGTGAGCGCCATGTCCGTCCTGATCGCCGTCATCGCCACGTGCACGGCGCTCTTCCCCAACAGCGAGTTCTCGGTGGTcttctccttggtcttcctctacgGGATTTCTTCC atcttcttctccttcatgctGACGCCGTTATTCAAGAAGCCAAAGCTTGCCAGCACGGTGGGCTCCGTGTCGACGGTGGTCTTCGGATGCCTGTCGCTCCTCACGGTCCTGATGAAGGACTTCCCTCAGCCGCTGGTCTGGATCCTGTGCCTGCTCTCCCCCGCGGCCTTCTCCATCGGCATCGCACAG GTGGTGTACCTGGAGGCGCAAGGAGATGGCGCTGCGTTGTCGTCTCTGACGAGCGGTCCTCACCCGCTCTACGCGCCGCTGCTGATGCTGCTTTTGGACTGCGTTGTGTATCTACTGCTGGCCGTCTACTTGGACCAGGTCCTGCCAG GCGACTTTGGGACGAGGAGGTCCTGGCTGTACTTCCTGAAGCCGTCCTATTGGTCCAAGCGCAGCAAACGCTACACGGAAGTCAGCTCGGTATACGACGCCGACGCCAACGGCGCTCCCGGCGGCGCCGAGTCGGCGGAGGCGGTTTCCTTCGAGTTCCGAGGCAGAGAGGCCATCCG CATCAACAACATCAGCAAGACGTACAAAGACAAGGACGGCGACAGCGTGGAGGCGCTCAGAG GTCTGACCTTTGACATTTACGAGGGCCAGATCACGGCTCTGCTGGGCCACAGCGGCGCCGGTAAGTCCACTCTAATGAAGGTCCTGTGCGGCATCTGCCCGCCCACCGCCGGCTCGGCCTCCGTTTACGGCTCCCCGGTGGACGAGATGGCCGACGGGCCCGAGATGAAGCGACTGGTGGGCGTCTGCCCGCAGTTCGACATCGTCTTCGACGTCCTCACCGTGGAGGAGCACCTCAGGATCTTCGCCGCCATTAAAAGGATCCCGGCGGCGGACGTCGAAGGCCAG GTGTCGAAAGTGCTGCAGGATCTGGACTTGAAGAAGATCATGACGGCTCGGGCCAAGAATCTGAGTGGAGGCCAGAAGAGGAAGTTGGCGGTGGGCATCGCCATCCTGGGAGACCCCAAG ATCCTGCTCCTGGACGAGCCCACGGCGGGCATGGACCCTTGCTCCCGACATCAGGTGTGGTCGCTCCTGAAGAGCCGCAGGGCCGGCCGAGTTCTGGTCCTCAGCACGCACTACATGGACGAGGCCGACATCCTCGCCG ATCGCAAAGCGGTGATCTCCCAGGGCCGACTCAAATGCGTGGGCTCGTCCATGTACCTCAAGACCAAGTGCGGCGTGGGCTATCACCTGAG GATGACGGTCGGTCGACGCTGCAATTGCCAGAAAATGTCCTCGCTGGTCCAGCGTCACGTTCCCGAGGCCAAGCTGACTCGGCGACAGGAGGCCCAACTGACCTTCACGCTGCCTCTCGAGAGCAGCCGCAGATTTGCGG GTTTGTTCTCGGAGCTCGACTCTCGAAGCGACCTGGGCCTGGTCAACTATGGCGTTTCCATGACGACACTGGAGGACGTCTTTCTGCGTCTGGAGGCGGAGGCCGAAGTGGACCAATCGG ATTACAGCGTGTTCCATCGGGAGCCGGCAGAGGAGGGGAGCGACTGCGCGGCGGCGGCCGGCGgctacgacgacgacgacgacacggACCGACGGCTGCTGACCTTCTCGGACACATCTGAGGCGGCGCGAGGCGGAGCCCTGTGGCGCCAGCAGTTCAGCTCGGTGGCGTGGCTCCACTTGCTCAACTTGTGGCGCGAGAGGAAGGCCTTCATCTACGT GCTGGCTTTGACGCTGGTCTTCGTAGCCGCCCTGCTCATCCTGTCGGTGGCCAGCGGGAACATCCGGATTCCCTCGCCGGGACGCCAGTTCCTGCCCGTCTACCTGCTGGGCAGGAAGCAGCCCCCCCACAGTTACGCCAGCAGCCTCCTGGTTCTCAATTCCACAG GCTCGGATATTTCCGACTTCATCCGTAACCTCGAAGAGCAGGACATCGCGGTGGAAGTGATGAAGCGCGGCGACTACTTGGAGGCGGCGCCGCACAGCGCCGCCATCAACGTGACGGGATCCAGCAAG GGCTTCCGGTTCGGGGTGGCGTTCAACAGCACCGCCGTCCACTCCCTGCCGATGACCATCAACATCCTCAGCAACGCTCTACTCAGAGGTCTGAACGGCACCGGCCGGATCCGAACTTGGACCAAGCCCTTTGACTAT CAAATCCCAGAGGCCACCGCGTACGTGCTGGTCTTCATCGAGGCCATCTTGCTGGGAATGCTGGCGGCCGGCATGCCGGCCTACTTCGCCATGGAGCACACGCGGGACCGAGAG CTGAAGTGCCGCTCGACGCTGCGCACCTCCGGCCTGCTGCCGTCGGCCTACTGGTGCGGCCACGCGGCCGTGGACGTGCCCTTCTACTACCTGGTCGTGTCCTGCATGACCGTCATCCTCCTCTCCTTCCACACGGGCGACTTGCTCTCCTCCGGCAGGCTGACGGCTGTG GTGGTCTGCACCGTCGGCTTTGCTCCGGCCGTGATCCTCTTCACGTACGTCTGCTCTTTTGCCTTCGCTCGGGTCCAAAGCAACAAGGACTTCTTTTCGGTCATCTCCATGATG GTGTGCGTGGTTTCGGTCTCGCTGGTTCACGTTCCGCTGGTGGGGGGCGACCCGGCAGAGGTCGGAGGAGTGCTGCACGACACCCTGTGCGTCCTCAACCCGCTCTACCCGCTCATGGGCTGCCTCAATTGCATCACCAAG GACACCTTCCGCTCATCTGGCGGCGACCCGAACGTCCACCACCGAAACCTGCTCTTTGCTGTTTTTGCC CCCTACGTGCAGTGCGCGGTGCTGACGTCGGCGCTGCGCTGGCTGGAGGGCCGTCACGGCGCCGGGACCTTCGGGACGGATCGCCCGTGCAG GACGGCATCCGCGAGCAGCCCGAAAGCGGCGCAGCGCGACCCCGACGACGGCGGCCCGGACGAGGATGAGGACGTTCGGATGGAGGAGGCTCGCGTCAGGGAGGCGCTGGCCTCCTGCGAGGAG AAGCCGTTGCTGCTTGCCAGTAACCTGAGGAAGAAGTACAAAGGTCGCGAGGAAGGCTCCACCCACGGCAAGAGTGGAAAAGTGGCCACCAAGAACGTTTCCTTCCGCGTTCAGAAAG GCGAGGTTCTGGGGCTGCTGGGGCCCAACGGATCCGGCAAGAGCACCGTCGTGCGCATGCTGGCAGGCGACGTGGAGCCCACGTCGGGACAG GTGCTGACGGGAGACGACAGCGGgtcggggcggcggcggcggcggcgctgctTGGgctactgcccccaggtggacCCTCTGTGGCCTCGCATCACGCTGCGGGAGCACCTGCAGATCTACGCCGCCGTCAAGGGTCTGAAGGGCCCCGACGTCCCGGGGATCATCAAGCG GGTGGTGGACGCTCTGGAGCTCAGAGAGCACGAGCACAAGCAGGCCAAGGCTTTGTCCGCCGGACTCAAGAGAAAA CTGTGCTTTGCGCTCAGCATGATCGGAAACCCGCAGACGCTTTTACTGGACGAGCCGACGTCGGGGATGGACCCCAAGTCCAAACAGCGCGTGTG GCGCGCCATCCGCGCCGCCTTCGGGAGCGGCCAACGCGGCGCCGTGCTGACCACGCACTACATGGAGGAGGCGGAGGCCGTTTGCGACCGCGTCGCCATCCTGGTGTCGGGCCGGCTGAg GTGCTTGGGCTCCATCCAGCATTTAAAGGCCAAGTACGGCCGAGGCTACGGCCTGGAGCTGAAACTCGGGGAGGAGCTGGCGGAGGTCCGGCAGGGGGCGCTGCTGCACAAGGAGATCCTCGCCATCTTCCCGCATGCCTCCAGGCAGGAGAG CTTCGCCACGCTGATGGTGTACAAAATTCCCCGGGAGGACGTCGCCTCTCTGGCCGGCGCCTTCTCGCAGTTGGAGCGCG TTAAGCAAACGTTCAAGTTTGAGGAGTACAACTTCTCGCAGTCCTCGCTGGAGCAG GTCTTCATGGACTTCGCCAAGGAGCAGGAAGGCGACGACGATGACGTGGGCTCGCTCAGCACCACCTTCCAGTGGCGTCGCCTGCGCCACGACCAATCCGCGGGCGACAGCGTCGTTTGTCAGCTGTAA
- the abca5 gene encoding ATP-binding cassette sub-family A member 5 isoform X2: protein MAAKPGGRVTHAAVWQQTRVLLYKNVLIKWRTKQQSLQEVLLPLLLLALLILISMQNPHISYGGFGTAELERSDGVFKGLGYTPVTEVTGRIMDEVARELHLHDGLEKFSSEEDLENASLYEPSGFVGVVFADASATSYSLRFPYGRLPPPADFSESVADCLSGSADCRAAGYWYSGFVRLQSLIDAAIIQVRTERSVWNEMDVDVVMMGQPGSVEVQKFPRALISIYLVLAFTPFVTFLIVNVAAEKERRIKDAMTMMGLYDSAFWMSWGLLYAVLVSAMSVLIAVIATCTALFPNSEFSVVFSLVFLYGISSIFFSFMLTPLFKKPKLASTVGSVSTVVFGCLSLLTVLMKDFPQPLVWILCLLSPAAFSIGIAQVVYLEAQGDGAALSSLTSGPHPLYAPLLMLLLDCVVYLLLAVYLDQVLPGDFGTRRSWLYFLKPSYWSKRSKRYTEVSSVYDADANGAPGGAESAEAVSFEFRGREAIRINNISKTYKDKDGDSVEALRGLTFDIYEGQITALLGHSGAGKSTLMKVLCGICPPTAGSASVYGSPVDEMADGPEMKRLVGVCPQFDIVFDVLTVEEHLRIFAAIKRIPAADVEGQVSKVLQDLDLKKIMTARAKNLSGGQKRKLAVGIAILGDPKILLLDEPTAGMDPCSRHQVWSLLKSRRAGRVLVLSTHYMDEADILADRKAVISQGRLKCVGSSMYLKTKCGVGYHLRMTVGRRCNCQKMSSLVQRHVPEAKLTRRQEAQLTFTLPLESSRRFAGLFSELDSRSDLGLVNYGVSMTTLEDVFLRLEAEAEVDQSDYSVFHREPAEEGSDCAAAAGGYDDDDDTDRRLLTFSDTSEAARGGALWRQQFSSVAWLHLLNLWRERKAFIYVLALTLVFVAALLILSVASGNIRIPSPGRQFLPVYLLGRKQPPHSYASSLLVLNSTGSDISDFIRNLEEQDIAVEVMKRGDYLEAAPHSAAINVTGSSKGFRFGVAFNSTAVHSLPMTINILSNALLRGLNGTGRIRTWTKPFDYQIPEATAYVLVFIEAILLGMLAAGMPAYFAMEHTRDRELKCRSTLRTSGLLPSAYWCGHAAVDVPFYYLVVSCMTVILLSFHTGDLLSSGRLTAVVVCTVGFAPAVILFTYVCSFAFARVQSNKDFFSVISMMVCVVSVSLVHVPLVGGDPAEVGGVLHDTLCVLNPLYPLMGCLNCITKDTFRSSGGDPNVHHRNLLFAVFAPYVQCAVLTSALRWLEGRHGAGTFGTDRPCRTASASSPKAAQRDPDDGGPDEDEDVRMEEARVREALASCEEKPLLLASNLRKKYKGREEGSTHGKSGKVATKNVSFRVQKGEVLGLLGPNGSGKSTVVRMLAGDVEPTSGQVLTGDDSGSGRRRRRRCLGYCPQVDPLWPRITLREHLQIYAAVKGLKGPDVPGIIKRVVDALELREHEHKQAKALSAGLKRKLCFALSMIGNPQTLLLDEPTSGMDPKSKQRVWRAIRAAFGSGQRGAVLTTHYMEEAEAVCDRVAILVSGRLRCLGSIQHLKAKYGRGYGLELKLGEELAEVRQGALLHKEILAIFPHASRQESFATLMVYKIPREDVASLAGAFSQLERVKQTFKFEEYNFSQSSLEQVFMDFAKEQEGDDDDVGSLSTTFQWRRLRHDQSAGDSVVCQL from the exons AGTTCAGCAGCGAGGAGGACCTGGAGAACGCCAGCCTGTACGAGCCGTCCGGCTTCGTGGGCGTGGTGTTCGCCGACGCCTCGGCCACCTCGTACAGCCTCCGCTTCCCCTACGGCCGACTGCCGCCGCCCGCCGACTTCAGCGAGTCCGTCG CCGACTGCCTGAGCGGCTCCGCCGACTGCCGAGCGGCCGGCTACTGGTACTCGGGATTTGTGCGCCTCCAGTCGCTCATCGACGCCGCCATCATCCAG GTGCGGACCGAGCGCTCGGTGTGGAACGAGATGGACGTGGACGTGGTGATGATGGGCCAGCCGGGCTCGGTGGAGGTGCAGAAGTTCCCCCGCGCCCTGATTTCCATCTACCTGGTCCTGGCCTTTACGCCCTTCGTCACCTTCCTCATCGTCAACGTGGCGGCCGAGAAGGAGCGGCGCATCAAAGACGCCATGACCATGATGGGGCTGTACGACTCTGCCTTCTG GATGTCGTGGGGGCTGCTGTACGCCGTCCTGGTGAGCGCCATGTCCGTCCTGATCGCCGTCATCGCCACGTGCACGGCGCTCTTCCCCAACAGCGAGTTCTCGGTGGTcttctccttggtcttcctctacgGGATTTCTTCC atcttcttctccttcatgctGACGCCGTTATTCAAGAAGCCAAAGCTTGCCAGCACGGTGGGCTCCGTGTCGACGGTGGTCTTCGGATGCCTGTCGCTCCTCACGGTCCTGATGAAGGACTTCCCTCAGCCGCTGGTCTGGATCCTGTGCCTGCTCTCCCCCGCGGCCTTCTCCATCGGCATCGCACAG GTGGTGTACCTGGAGGCGCAAGGAGATGGCGCTGCGTTGTCGTCTCTGACGAGCGGTCCTCACCCGCTCTACGCGCCGCTGCTGATGCTGCTTTTGGACTGCGTTGTGTATCTACTGCTGGCCGTCTACTTGGACCAGGTCCTGCCAG GCGACTTTGGGACGAGGAGGTCCTGGCTGTACTTCCTGAAGCCGTCCTATTGGTCCAAGCGCAGCAAACGCTACACGGAAGTCAGCTCGGTATACGACGCCGACGCCAACGGCGCTCCCGGCGGCGCCGAGTCGGCGGAGGCGGTTTCCTTCGAGTTCCGAGGCAGAGAGGCCATCCG CATCAACAACATCAGCAAGACGTACAAAGACAAGGACGGCGACAGCGTGGAGGCGCTCAGAG GTCTGACCTTTGACATTTACGAGGGCCAGATCACGGCTCTGCTGGGCCACAGCGGCGCCGGTAAGTCCACTCTAATGAAGGTCCTGTGCGGCATCTGCCCGCCCACCGCCGGCTCGGCCTCCGTTTACGGCTCCCCGGTGGACGAGATGGCCGACGGGCCCGAGATGAAGCGACTGGTGGGCGTCTGCCCGCAGTTCGACATCGTCTTCGACGTCCTCACCGTGGAGGAGCACCTCAGGATCTTCGCCGCCATTAAAAGGATCCCGGCGGCGGACGTCGAAGGCCAG GTGTCGAAAGTGCTGCAGGATCTGGACTTGAAGAAGATCATGACGGCTCGGGCCAAGAATCTGAGTGGAGGCCAGAAGAGGAAGTTGGCGGTGGGCATCGCCATCCTGGGAGACCCCAAG ATCCTGCTCCTGGACGAGCCCACGGCGGGCATGGACCCTTGCTCCCGACATCAGGTGTGGTCGCTCCTGAAGAGCCGCAGGGCCGGCCGAGTTCTGGTCCTCAGCACGCACTACATGGACGAGGCCGACATCCTCGCCG ATCGCAAAGCGGTGATCTCCCAGGGCCGACTCAAATGCGTGGGCTCGTCCATGTACCTCAAGACCAAGTGCGGCGTGGGCTATCACCTGAG GATGACGGTCGGTCGACGCTGCAATTGCCAGAAAATGTCCTCGCTGGTCCAGCGTCACGTTCCCGAGGCCAAGCTGACTCGGCGACAGGAGGCCCAACTGACCTTCACGCTGCCTCTCGAGAGCAGCCGCAGATTTGCGG GTTTGTTCTCGGAGCTCGACTCTCGAAGCGACCTGGGCCTGGTCAACTATGGCGTTTCCATGACGACACTGGAGGACGTCTTTCTGCGTCTGGAGGCGGAGGCCGAAGTGGACCAATCGG ATTACAGCGTGTTCCATCGGGAGCCGGCAGAGGAGGGGAGCGACTGCGCGGCGGCGGCCGGCGgctacgacgacgacgacgacacggACCGACGGCTGCTGACCTTCTCGGACACATCTGAGGCGGCGCGAGGCGGAGCCCTGTGGCGCCAGCAGTTCAGCTCGGTGGCGTGGCTCCACTTGCTCAACTTGTGGCGCGAGAGGAAGGCCTTCATCTACGT GCTGGCTTTGACGCTGGTCTTCGTAGCCGCCCTGCTCATCCTGTCGGTGGCCAGCGGGAACATCCGGATTCCCTCGCCGGGACGCCAGTTCCTGCCCGTCTACCTGCTGGGCAGGAAGCAGCCCCCCCACAGTTACGCCAGCAGCCTCCTGGTTCTCAATTCCACAG GCTCGGATATTTCCGACTTCATCCGTAACCTCGAAGAGCAGGACATCGCGGTGGAAGTGATGAAGCGCGGCGACTACTTGGAGGCGGCGCCGCACAGCGCCGCCATCAACGTGACGGGATCCAGCAAG GGCTTCCGGTTCGGGGTGGCGTTCAACAGCACCGCCGTCCACTCCCTGCCGATGACCATCAACATCCTCAGCAACGCTCTACTCAGAGGTCTGAACGGCACCGGCCGGATCCGAACTTGGACCAAGCCCTTTGACTAT CAAATCCCAGAGGCCACCGCGTACGTGCTGGTCTTCATCGAGGCCATCTTGCTGGGAATGCTGGCGGCCGGCATGCCGGCCTACTTCGCCATGGAGCACACGCGGGACCGAGAG CTGAAGTGCCGCTCGACGCTGCGCACCTCCGGCCTGCTGCCGTCGGCCTACTGGTGCGGCCACGCGGCCGTGGACGTGCCCTTCTACTACCTGGTCGTGTCCTGCATGACCGTCATCCTCCTCTCCTTCCACACGGGCGACTTGCTCTCCTCCGGCAGGCTGACGGCTGTG GTGGTCTGCACCGTCGGCTTTGCTCCGGCCGTGATCCTCTTCACGTACGTCTGCTCTTTTGCCTTCGCTCGGGTCCAAAGCAACAAGGACTTCTTTTCGGTCATCTCCATGATG GTGTGCGTGGTTTCGGTCTCGCTGGTTCACGTTCCGCTGGTGGGGGGCGACCCGGCAGAGGTCGGAGGAGTGCTGCACGACACCCTGTGCGTCCTCAACCCGCTCTACCCGCTCATGGGCTGCCTCAATTGCATCACCAAG GACACCTTCCGCTCATCTGGCGGCGACCCGAACGTCCACCACCGAAACCTGCTCTTTGCTGTTTTTGCC CCCTACGTGCAGTGCGCGGTGCTGACGTCGGCGCTGCGCTGGCTGGAGGGCCGTCACGGCGCCGGGACCTTCGGGACGGATCGCCCGTGCAG GACGGCATCCGCGAGCAGCCCGAAAGCGGCGCAGCGCGACCCCGACGACGGCGGCCCGGACGAGGATGAGGACGTTCGGATGGAGGAGGCTCGCGTCAGGGAGGCGCTGGCCTCCTGCGAGGAG AAGCCGTTGCTGCTTGCCAGTAACCTGAGGAAGAAGTACAAAGGTCGCGAGGAAGGCTCCACCCACGGCAAGAGTGGAAAAGTGGCCACCAAGAACGTTTCCTTCCGCGTTCAGAAAG GCGAGGTTCTGGGGCTGCTGGGGCCCAACGGATCCGGCAAGAGCACCGTCGTGCGCATGCTGGCAGGCGACGTGGAGCCCACGTCGGGACAG GTGCTGACGGGAGACGACAGCGGgtcggggcggcggcggcggcggcgctgctTGGgctactgcccccaggtggacCCTCTGTGGCCTCGCATCACGCTGCGGGAGCACCTGCAGATCTACGCCGCCGTCAAGGGTCTGAAGGGCCCCGACGTCCCGGGGATCATCAAGCG GGTGGTGGACGCTCTGGAGCTCAGAGAGCACGAGCACAAGCAGGCCAAGGCTTTGTCCGCCGGACTCAAGAGAAAA CTGTGCTTTGCGCTCAGCATGATCGGAAACCCGCAGACGCTTTTACTGGACGAGCCGACGTCGGGGATGGACCCCAAGTCCAAACAGCGCGTGTG GCGCGCCATCCGCGCCGCCTTCGGGAGCGGCCAACGCGGCGCCGTGCTGACCACGCACTACATGGAGGAGGCGGAGGCCGTTTGCGACCGCGTCGCCATCCTGGTGTCGGGCCGGCTGAg GTGCTTGGGCTCCATCCAGCATTTAAAGGCCAAGTACGGCCGAGGCTACGGCCTGGAGCTGAAACTCGGGGAGGAGCTGGCGGAGGTCCGGCAGGGGGCGCTGCTGCACAAGGAGATCCTCGCCATCTTCCCGCATGCCTCCAGGCAGGAGAG CTTCGCCACGCTGATGGTGTACAAAATTCCCCGGGAGGACGTCGCCTCTCTGGCCGGCGCCTTCTCGCAGTTGGAGCGCG TTAAGCAAACGTTCAAGTTTGAGGAGTACAACTTCTCGCAGTCCTCGCTGGAGCAG GTCTTCATGGACTTCGCCAAGGAGCAGGAAGGCGACGACGATGACGTGGGCTCGCTCAGCACCACCTTCCAGTGGCGTCGCCTGCGCCACGACCAATCCGCGGGCGACAGCGTCGTTTGTCAGCTGTAA